A region of Zeugodacus cucurbitae isolate PBARC_wt_2022May chromosome 5, idZeuCucr1.2, whole genome shotgun sequence DNA encodes the following proteins:
- the LOC105215344 gene encoding derlin-2, protein MAFQSLVRFYLEIPTVTRIYTTACVLTTVAVHLDLVSPLQLYFNPTLILYKLQVWRLATTFLFFGSVGISFFFNMVFTYRYCRMLEESFFRDRTADFVMMFIFGGVLMIFFGLFVNLLFLGQAFTLMLVYVWSRRNPFVRMSFFGVLNFQAPYLPWVLMCCTMILGNTIWVDVVGMGVGHIYYFLEDVFPFQANGYKILKTPHFLKVLFNEHIENNIPPWVGDRPGGYHWGADEAENVGAQVADPGAGDGNDANQR, encoded by the exons ATGGCATTCCAATCATTGGTGCGATTCTATTTGGAGATACCGACAGTGACACGCATATATACAACAGCATGTGTACTAACAACTGTAGCAGTg cACTTGGATCTGGTGTCACCGCTACAACTATATTTCAATCCTACACTCATACTTTATAAACTACAAGTTTGGCGACTGGCCACAACATTCCTCTTCTTCGGTTCAGTGGGCAtaagtttcttttttaatatggtTTTCACATATCG CTATTGTCGTATGCTGGAAGAGAGTTTCTTTCGCGATCGCACAGCAGATTTCGTCATGATGTTTATTTTCGGTGGTGTGTTAATGATTTTCTTTGGGCTCTTTGTGAACTTACTATTTCTCGGACAAGCATTCACACTGATGTTAGTTTATGTGTGGTCCCGCCGAAATCCTTTTGTGCGAATGAGTTTCTTTGGCGTACTAAACTTTCAA GCGCCTTACTTGCCATGGGTCCTAATGTGTTGTACAATGATATTGGGAAACACTATTTGGGTTGACGTAGTTGGAATGGGAGTTGGTCACATATATTATTTCCTAGAAGATGTGTTTCCATTTCAAGCGAACGGTTATAAAATCCTTAAAACGCCGCATTTTCT GAAAGTGCTTTTTAATGAACATATTGAAAACAACATCCCACCGTGGGTAGGCGACCGTCCCGGCGGCTACCATTGGGGTGCCGATGAAGCGGAAAACGTAGGCGCTCAAGTTGCAGACCCTGGCGCGGGTGATGGCAACGACGCTAACCAACGAtaa
- the LOC105215345 gene encoding protein phosphatase PTC7 homolog, with protein MHSLSWTTRVISRALRSGFSTLLETASNATANVNSASKQRPHFVSVVCGFPKDFLTSKYKPGKYGEDSWFKTSTTNADVLGVADGVGGWRNYGIDPGEFSSFLMKTCERLVHCVNFNPQRPVNLLAYSYCELLEQKKPILGSSTACVLVLNRENSTVYTANIGDSGFMVVRQGEIIHKSEEQQHYFNTPFQLSLPPPGHGHNVLSDSPDSADTLSFSVKEGDVILVATDGVFDNVPERLLLDVLKECEGVTDPVKLQMTANSLALMARSLSFDSEFMSPFAINARRNNINATGGKPDDITVVLATVAM; from the exons ATGCATTCATTAAGTTGGACCACCCGTGTTATTTCACGAGCCTTGCGAAGTGGATTTTCTACGTTGCTGGAGACAGCAAGCAATGCAACAGCAAATGTCAACAGTGCTTCGAAACAACGGCCGCACTTTGTGTCTGTAGTGTGTGGCTTTCCCAAAGACTTCCTCACCTCCAAATATAAACCTGGCAAGTACGGCGAGGATTCATGGTTCAAGACGTCAACTACTAATGCTGATGTTCTCG GTGTGGCTGATGGCGTCGGTGGTTGGCGCAACTATGGTATCGATCCCGGTGAATTTAGTTCTTTTCTAATGAAGACTTGTGAGCGTCTAGTCCATTGTGTTAATTTTAATCCCCAACGACCTGTAAATCTCTTAGCTTATAGTTATTGTGAATTGCTAGAACAAAAGAAGCCCATATTAG gcAGCAGCACCGCGTGTGTACTCGTCTTGAATCGTGAGAATAGTACCGTTTACACCGCGAATATCGGTGATAGCGGTTTTATGGTGGTGCGCCAAGGTGAAATCATCCACAAATCAGAGGAGCAGCAACATTATTTTAATACACCATTTCAATTATCCTTGCCCCCACCGGGACATGGACACAATGTGCTGAGCGACAGTCCTGATTCCGCGGATACGCTTAGTTTTTCGGTGAAGGAAGGCGATGTCATACTGGTGGCAACCGATGGTGTCTTTGACAATGTCCCAGAGCGTTTGTTGCTTGATGTGCTCAAGGAG TGCGAAGGCGTCACCGATCCCGTGAAACTGCAGATGACCGCCAACTCGTTAGCGTTGATGGCGCGCTCATTATCTTTCGACAGCGAATTTATGTCGCCTTTTGCAATTAATGCCCGACGAAATAATATTAATGCAACAG GTGGCAAACCTGACGATATAACTGTGGTACTCGCAACTGTAGCAATgtga
- the LOC105215353 gene encoding transcription initiation factor TFIID subunit 5 has translation MSSNSGNITNGGVAPPQEKRDLLALLKLIKKYNLKQTEELLCREANITNKELEEVNDIEINTLLTSALGDGQDHQNGLAASGTGGSGNDPEIYETAYADLRNFVEESLDIYKHELSMVLYPIVVQIYFKLIQGGFTEPAKKFVEKYGPDLDHYYREDLQNLLMITKRSDLENNDFVSAMEQDKFVIRMSRDSHSLFKRHIQDRKQEVIADIVAKYLHFDTYEGTARSKAQCDVSSGSLIGEAKRQDNKIRVYYGLLKEVDYQTLTTPAPALVEEEDDNDPDAPDKPKKKKPKKDPLFSKKSKSDPNAPASDRIPLPEMKDADKMEKVKALRESSKRVPLNKDSLPSVCFYTILNSHNTVTCAEVSEDSTMMAVGFTDSSIKVWSLTPAKLREMKSAELLKDIDKDAEDINTRMMDDRTGESSRTFYGHSGPVYRCAFAPEKNLLLSCSEDTTLRLWSFHTWTCIVVYKGHLFPVWDVRFSPHGYYFASCSYDKTARLWTTDSNQPLRIFCGHLSDVDCVQFHPNSNYIASGSSDRTVRLWDVLNGQLVRQMCGHKGPIYSLAFSTCGRYLASGSSDHTVLIWDLSHGQLVTSLLRHTGSIHTMSFSRDGNILAVGGLDCILTLWDFSKLTEEYLAQSGGSSHNPDLNDSETYLLRSYPTKSTPFLALHFTRRNLLLAVGMFKPS, from the coding sequence ATGAGCAGCAATAGTGGCAACATTACGAATGGTGGTGTTGCCCCACCTCAGGAGAAACGTGATCTACTCGCTCTTCTGAAGTTAATAAAGAAATACAATCTTAAGCAAACCGAGGAGCTCCTATGTCGTGAGGCTAATATCACAAACAAGGAACTTGAGGAGGTGAatgatattgaaataaatacacTATTAACATCAGCTCTAGGTGACGGACAAGATCACCAAAATGGGTTGGCGGCTAGTGGTACCGGTGGTTCGGGTAATGATCCGGAAATATACGAAACGGCATATGCTGATCTGCGTAACTTTGTTGAAGAGTCCcttgatatatataaacatgaGTTATCCATGGTATTGTATCCTATAGtggttcaaatatattttaaactaatacaAGGTGGATTCACGGAGCCCGctaaaaaatttgtcgaaaaataTGGACCGGACTTAGATCATTACTACCGTGAAGATTTACAAAATCTACTAATGATAACAAAAAGGTCTGATTTGGAAAATAACGACTTTGTGTCTGCTATGGAGCAAGACAAATTCGTTATACGCATGTCGCGCGATTCTCATTCCTTGTTCAAACGACATATACAAGATCGTAAACAAGAGGTGATAGCAGATATAGTtgccaaatatttgcatttcgaCACGTATGAGGGAACTGCTCGCAGTAAAGCTCAATGCGATGTAAGTTCTGGGTCACTGATTGGTGAGGCAAAACGTCAGGATAATAAAATTCGGGTTTACTATGGTCTCTTAAAAGAAGTGGATTATCAAACGTTAACTACTCCTGCACCTGCATTGGTGGAGGAGGAGGACGACAATGATCCAGATGCACCAGATAAGCCAAAGAAGAAAAAACCTAAGAAAGATCcgcttttttcaaaaaagtccAAATCGGATCCTAATGCACCTGCCAGCGATCGTATACCGCTTCCCGAAATGAAAGATGCTGACAAAATGGAAAAGGTAAAAGCTTTAAGAGAATCTTCTAAACGTGTACCATTGAATAAGGATTCATTACCGTCAGTATGTTTCTATACAATACTGAACTCACATAACACCGTCACTTGCGCTGAAGTTTCGGAAGACTCCACAATGATGGCAGTTGGTTTTACGGACTCCAGCATTAAAGTATGGTCACTTACGCCAGCGAAATTGCGTGAAATGAAAAGTGCCGAATTGCTCAAAGACATCGACAAAGATGCCGAGGACATTAACACACGCATGATGGATGATCGTACAGGAGAATCGTCACGCACGTTCTATGGACACAGCGGACCTGTTTACCGTTGTGCTTTTGCACCAGAAAAGAATCTTTTGCTTTCCTGCTCCGAAGATACCACCTTACGATTATGGTCGTTTCACACGTGGACGTGTATAGTGGTATACAAAGGTCATCTATTTCCCGTATGGGATGTACGCTTTTCTCCTCATGGTTATTATTTCGCTTCATGTTCATATGATAAAACTGCACGCCTTTGGACGACGGACTCAAATCAACCACTACGAATATTTTGTGGTCATTTGTCTGACGTTGATTGTGTTCAATTTCATCCGAATTCCAATTACATTGCCAGCGGGTCAAGCGACCGAACAGTGAGATTGTGGGACGTATTGAACGGACAGTTGGTGCGTCAAATGTGCGGCCACAAAGGACCGATTTATTCGCTGGCATTCTCTACATGTGGTAGATATTTAGCTTCTGGCTCATCAGATCACACCGTACTTATATGGGATCTCTCACATGGACAACTTGTTACATCGTTGCTGCGACATACTGGTTCTATACACACCATGTCCTTCAGTCGAGATGGCAACATTCTCGCTGTCGGCGGACTTGATTGTATACTGACTTTGTGGGATTTCTCAAAACTCACAGAAGAATATTTAGCACAAAGCGGCGGATCTTCACACAATCCCGATCTTAATGATAGTGAAACATATTTACTGCGTTCTTATCCTACAAAATCCACACCTTTTCTGGCATTGCATTTCACACGTCGCAATTTGCTACTGGCAGTGGGAATGTTCAAGCCGTCCTAA
- the LOC105215352 gene encoding uncharacterized protein LOC105215352: MLSGWYCRSMANQQAAQTDENDPNVDDDSGSDDDSREQQQTQSGIGIGSGNGGGNSSGTANAVDYKSQYRYLKRKLKFLIYENEFFQDALRSNQRRLLKVSRDRAFLLDRLVQYEKPENTSSESDETESSEDEATKEAKKRKLEQNTSANPGGGASTGSTRGRKKKVPPVQPGENPQTPNIPPTVNAVNQPQHQPIADLEQAQQMQMSAAEVERHLQSRQHVMELVQDRAPATVPTEMFSNEPSLDSESNDHMMDGSSPTHVAAEECVQMEYTN, from the exons ATGCTTTCGGGTTGGTACTGCCGCTCTATGGCAAATCAGCAAGCTGCTCAAACCGACGAAAACGATCCCAATGTGGATGACGATTCTGGTTCAGATGATGACAGTCGCGAACAGCAGCAGACACAGTCCGGTATAGGTATTGGCAGTGGCAATGGTGGAGGAAATAGTTCCGGCACAGCCAACGCCGTGGATTATAAATCGCAGTATCGGTATCTTAAGCGCAAACTTAAATTCCTAATTTAT gaaaatgaattttttcaagatGCTTTGCGTTCTAATCAACGGCGGCTACTGAAAGTGTCACGCGATCGTGCATTTTTGTTAGACCGTTTAGTACAGTATGAGAAACCCGAGAACACGTCATCGGAAAGTGATGAGACTGAGTCGTCAGAAGATGAAGCAACCAAGGAAGCTAAAAA GCGTAAACTTGAACAGAACACATCAGCCAATCCTGGCGGTGGTGCTAGTACTGGTTCCACACGCGGACGCAAAAAGAAAGTGCCGCCAGTTCAACCGGGTGAAAATCCTCAAACACCTAACATACCGCCAACAGTTAACGCCGTTAACCAACCACAACATCAGCCAATCGCTGATTTAGAGCAAgcacaacaaatgcaaatgtcAGCGGCAGAAGTGGAACGTCATCTACAATCTCGACAACATGTCATGGAGCTAGTACAAGATCGTGCACCAGCCACTGTGCCCACAGAAATGTTCAGCAATGAACCCTCATTAGACAGTGAGTCCAACGATCATATGATGGATGGTTCTTCGCCTACACATGTTGCGGCTGAAGAATGCGTACAAATGGAATACACGAAttag
- the LOC105215351 gene encoding protein piwi has product MSEDQSRGRRRPSREQRYARSHSPQEALTSSSGGGGDSHRRRREREPSDEPRPSKVYKKEPVSPDRSSSSSRNGNSRKEQHEQPTTSAAAAGGGGDATDVGDNALKRERYEIVHTRPSDIQTKMGSGGTPITLQTNYYRLLTKPTWRIFQYHVDFSPQIEMRRVRGGMLSEHRELLGGYLYDGTKLFTSCKLQEDKTVIQAKSKFGDSYTIVIKYVGVISMTEWQSLQILNLILRRSMEGLKLQLVGRNFYDAMAKIDLREYRLQLWPGYQTSIRQHERDILLCAEIAHKVMRTETVYDILKRCTETAKDFEEEFRRNVLGLTVLTDYNNKTYRINDVDFSKNPTKTFKCKEKEVSFIDYYYQKYHIRIRDPKQPLLISKAKDRAMRGGSSDIIILIPELCRPTGLTDTMRSNFQLMRAMADHTRMNPDRRMDRLRIFNQRLQQTAASVQVLNDWNMALDRHLVEFNGRVLEPQRIVFSEHKKQSAGEQADWTRLFRDNGLFTTPSRGLDRWSVIATNRNSRELRNFVESLIRAAGGMQMRISRPREVMLYDDRNHSYIQAMEDCSRQDPQLILCLVPNNNAERYASIKKKGCLERAIPTQVITQKSANNQRGLMSIATKVAIQINCKLGYTPWMIDLPLSGLMTIGYDVAKSTRDRSKAFGALVASMDMKTNATFYSTVAECSSHDVLANSLWPMMTKALRQYRKEHDGKLPTRILFYRDGVGEGSLRQVYEHEVKDVVEKLEQEYKRVGSEKPPMFAYVVVSKSINTRLFARNRNPPPGTVVDDIVTLPERYDFFLVSQSVRQGTVSPTSYNIVYSNIKLTPDQMQLLTYKMTHLYYNWSGTTRVPAVCQYAKKLATLVATSLYQPPQNALEKKLYYL; this is encoded by the coding sequence ATGTCTGAAGATCAAAGTCGTGGTCGTCGTCGTCCTTCGCGGGAACAGCGATACGCAAGATCACATTCACCGCAAGAAGCTTTAACAAGCAGTTCTGGAGGAGGCGGCGATTCTCATCGAAGGCGTAGAGAGCGCGAACCATCGGATGAGCCCCGTCCGTCTAAAGTATATAAAAAGGAGCCTGTTTCTCCAGATAGAAGTTCTAGTTCATCTCGTAATGGAAATTCACGCAAGGAACAACATGAACAGCCAACAACGTCAGCTGCCGCAGCAGGTGGTGGAGGAGATGCCACTGATGTTGGTGATAACGCATTGAAGCGGGAGCGCTATGAAATTGTCCACACTCGGCCCTCTGATATACAAACAAAGATGGGTAGTGGAGGTACCCCAATTACTTTGCAAACCAATTATTATCGTTTGTTGACAAAACCAACATGGCGCATATTTCAATATCACGTTGATTTTTCACCGCAGATTGAAATGCGTCGTGTACGAGGTGGAATGCTTTCAGAACATCGTGAACTTCTAGGTGGTTATTTGTATGATGGTACTAAGCTATTTACATCTTGCAAATTACAGGAAGACAAAACTGTAATTCAGGCTAAATCCAAGTTCGGTGACAGCTACACtattgttataaaatatgttgGTGTAATTTCTATGACAGAGTGGCAGTCTCTGcagattttaaatttaattttgcgcCGTTCTATGGAAGGTCTCAAATTGCAGTTAGTCGGCAGAAATTTTTATGATGCGATGGCAAAAATTGACTTGCGAGAGTACCGTTTGCAACTATGGCCTGGTTATCAGACATCCATTCGCCAACATGAGAGAGACATATTACTTTGTGCGGAAATCGCTCACAAAGTTATGCGAACTGAAACTGTTTATGATATTTTGAAGCGGTGTACAGAAACGGCTAAGGATTTCGAAGAGGAATTTCGTCGTAACGTATTGGGGCTTACAGTTCTCActgattataataataaaacttatcGAATTAACGATGTTGATTTCAGCAAAAatccaacaaaaacatttaagtGCAAAGAGAAAGAAGTATCATTCATTGATTATTATTACCAAAAATATCATATTCGCATACGCGATCCAAAACAACCACTACTCATTTCAAAGGCTAAAGATAGAGCAATGCGAGGAGGTAGCAGTGACATAATCATATTGATTCCTGAACTGTGTAGGCCTACTGGTCTCACCGATACCATGCGTAGCAATTTTCAACTTATGAGAGCAATGGCGGATCACACACGTATGAATCCTGATCGACGTATGGATCGCTTACGAATATTTAATCAAAGGTTACAACAGACAGCGGCCAGTGTACAAGTACTAAACGACTGGAATATGGCATTAGATCGTCATTTGGTTGAGTTTAACGGTCGTGTACTGGAACCACAACGCATCGTATTTAGCGAACACAAAAAACAATCGGCCGGAGAACAAGCCGATTGGACACGTCTTTTCCGAGATAATGGTTTGTTTACGACTCCATCGCGCGGTCTAGATCGTTGGTCGGTTATAGCTACAAACCGGAATTCCAGAGAATTAAGGAATTTCGTTGAATCCTTAATACGAGCGGCCGGTGGTATGCAGATGAGAATCAGTAGACCACGAGAAGTTATGCTATATGACGACAGGAACCATTCTTACATTCAAGCAATGGAAGACTGCAGTCGTCAAGATCCCCAACTCATTCTTTGTTTAGTACCAAATAACAACGCTGAGCGTTATGCCTCAATTAAAAAGAAAGGATGTTTGGAGCGTGCCATTCCTACTCAGGTAATAACTCAAAAATCGGCCAATAATCAACGTGGCCTAATGAGCATTGCCACAAAAGTGGCTATACAAATCAATTGTAAGTTGGGTTATACACCATGGATGATAGACCTTCCACTGTCGGGTTTAATGACAATCGGCTATGACGTGGCTAAAAGTACGCGAGATCGTTCAAAAGCTTTCGGAGCCTTGGTAGCGTCTATGGACATGAAAACGAATGCCACTTTCTACAGCACGGTTGCAGAATGCAGTTCCCATGATGTTTTGGCAAACAGTCTTTGGCCAATGATGACTAAAGCATTACGGCAATACCGCAAAGAACATGATGGTAAATTACCAACACGCATACTATTTTACAGAGATGGCGTGGGAGAAGGTTCACTTCGTCAAGTTTATGAGCATGAGGTTAAAGATGTTGTGGAGAAACTCGAGCAAGAGTATAAGCGTGTTGGTTCGGAGAAACCACCAATGTTTGCCTATGTTGTGGTATCAAAATCAATTAACACAAGACTCTTTGCGCGTAATCGCAATCCCCCACCAGGAACTGTAGTGGACGATATAGTAACATTGCCTGAACGCTATGACTTCTTCCTTGTATCACAGTCAGTGCGTCAGGGTACAGTGTCACCAACCAGCTATAATATTGTATACAGCAATATAAAACTTACACCAGATCAAATGCAGCTTTTGACATATAAGATGACACATTTGTACTACAATTGGTCAGGTACAACACGCGTTCCAGCTGTATGCCAATATGCCAAAAAACTTGCAACTTTAGTGGCTACTAGCCTATACCAGCCTCCTCAGAATGCACTTGAGAAAAAGCTATACTATTTGTAA
- the LOC105215350 gene encoding luciferin sulfotransferase-like — MDLLRQTKNVHTFPFEIVNVDPQLNTELLQYFKGERTGFVQVGPEKYFFPHKYKFEAENFYNFSSRPDDIWVATVPRSGTTWTQELVWLLANHLDFDTAKREPLTERFPFFEFSLFVHPEVKAEFLAENAGDSKKQEFIENFSRPGYNSLAEWPCNKRRFIKTHFPFSLLPPSVMQNNCKLIYVLRAPNDVAVSYYHLNRLYRTQGYIGDFQRYWNYFSRGLNPWLPYYSHIKEAFEHRHLSNVLILNYEDLVSDLSGVILKIAAFLNRSIGAEDLKTLIQHLDIKNFRENPAVNGSEMAEVGVLLKGEAGFVRKGGNGGREELINDTALKNYVDQWIHENVTKMLK; from the exons ATGGATCTGTtaagacaaacaaaaaatgtacacACTTTTCCGTTCGAGATCGTAAACGTTGATCCTCAGCTAAACACTGAGCTGCTACAATATTTCAAGG GTGAGCGCACTGGATTTGTGCAGGTGGGtcctgaaaaatatttctttcctcACAAATACAAATTCGAAGCGGagaatttttacaatttctctTCACGGCCGGATGATATTTGGGTGGCAACAGTTCCACGTTCCGGGACCACTTGGACACAGGAATTAGTCTGGTTACTTGCAAATCATTTGGATTTTGATACAGCCAAACGAGAGCCACTCACAGAACGCTTTCcattttttga GTTTTCATTGTTCGTACATCCGGAAGTGAAGGCTGAGTTTTTAGCTGAAAATGCTGGGGACAGTAAAAAGCAGGaattcattgaaaatttttccagACCCGGATACAATAGTCTAGCTGAATGGCCGTGTAATAAAAGACGatttataaaaacacattttccaTTCTCCTTGCTGCCTCCTAGTGTTATGCAGAATAATTGCAag CTAATATATGTATTGCGTGCTCCCAACGATGTGGCTGTTTCCTATTATCACCTGAATCGTTTGTACCGAACGCAGGGCTACATTGGTGACTTCCAGCGTTATTGGAATTACTTTTCACGGGGATTGA ACCCCTGGCTTCCATACTACAGTCATATAAAGGAAGCATTTGAACATCGTCATCTTTCGAATGTACTTATACTCAACTATGAAGACCTGGTTTCCGATTTAAGTGGTGTCATATTAAAAATAGCTGCATTTTTAAATCGTTCAATTGGCGCAGAGGATTTGAAAACTTTAATACAACATTTGGACATTAAAAATTTCCGCGAAAATCCAGCGGTAAACGGAAGTGAAATGGCAGAGGTCGGTGTATTACTAAAAGGTGAAGCTGGCTTCGTGAGAAAAGGTGGCAATGGAGGGCGTGAAGAGTTAATCAACGACACTGCTTTAAAGAATTATGTAGACCAGTGGATTCATGAAAATGTGACAAAAATGCTTAAGTAA